The proteins below come from a single Garra rufa chromosome 3, GarRuf1.0, whole genome shotgun sequence genomic window:
- the tmed3 gene encoding transmembrane emp24 domain-containing protein 3, producing MRYPFLLILAVYVAFVHATELTFELPDNEKQCFYEDLEQGAKFDIDFQVIAGGNYDVDCFVTDPLNNLLYQERKKQYDSFSHTTTMKGVYKVCFSNEFSTFSHKTVYLDFRTGEDDRFMPDANRATALTQMESACLSIHEILKVVSDSQTWYRLREAQDRIRAEDLNERVHFWSIGEAIILFAVCIGQVLMLKSFFNEKKANVATST from the exons ATGAGATACCCTTTTCTTTTAATCTTGGCTGTTTACGTAGCCTTTGTACATGCCACCGAGTTAACTTTTGAATTGCCCGATAACGAGAAACAATGCTTTTACGAGGACCTAGAGCAAGGAGCAAAGTTTGATATAGACTTTCAG GTTATTGCTGGAGGAAACTATGATGTTGACTGTTTTGTGACAGATCCACTGAATAATCTGCTGTATCAGGAACGAAAAAAGCAATATGACAGCTTTTCCCACACAACAACCATGAAGGGTGTGTACAAGGTGTGCTTTAGCAACGAGTTCTCCACCTTCTCTCACAAAACTGTTTACCTGGACTTCAGAACTGGAGAGGATGACAGATTCATGCCTGACGCAAACAGAGCGACAGCTCTCACACAG ATGGAGTCAGCCTGCCTGTCTATCCATGAGATCCTGAAAGTGGTTTCAGATTCTCAGACTTGGTATCGTCTTCGGGAGGCTCAGGACCGAATCAGGGCTGAAGACCTGAATGAACGTGTGCACTTTTGGTCCATTGGGGAGGCCATCATCCTGTTTGCGGTCTGTATTGGCCAGGTGCTTATGCTGAAGAGCTTCTTCAATGAGAAGAAAGCCAATGTTGCCACCAGCACATAG